Proteins from a single region of Antechinus flavipes isolate AdamAnt ecotype Samford, QLD, Australia chromosome 2, AdamAnt_v2, whole genome shotgun sequence:
- the GCK gene encoding hexokinase-4 produces the protein MKRNQSTLALVEQILSEFRLQEEDLKKVMRRMQKEMDRGLRLETHEEASVKMLPTYVRSTPEGSEVGDFLSLDLGGTNFRVMLVKVGEGEEGQWSVKTKHQMYSIPEDAMTGTAEMLFDYISECISDFLDKHHMKHKKLPLGFTFSFPVRHEDIDKGILLNWTKGFKASGAEGNNIVGLLRDAIKRRGDFEMDVVAMVNDTVATMISCYYEDRQCEVGMIVGTGCNACYMEEMENVELVEGDEGRMCVNTEWGAFGDAGELDEFLLEYDRVVDETSLNPGQQLYEKIIGGKYMGEIVRLVLLKLVDENLLFNGEASEQLRTRGAFETRFVSQVESDSGDRKQIYNILSTLGLLPSTTDCDIVRMVCESVSTRAAQMCSAGLAGVINRMRESRSEEVMRITVGVDGSVYKLHPSFKHRFHATVRQLAPCCDITFIQSEEGSGRGAALVSAVACKKACMLSQ, from the exons GTGGAACAAATCTTGTCTGAGTTCAGGCTACAGGAAGAAGACCTAAAGAAAGTGATGAGGAGGATGCAGAAGGAGATGGACCGGGGCCTGCGGCTGGAGACCCATGAAGAAGCCAGTGTGAAGATGCTCCCCACTTACGTGCGCTCCACCCCAGAGGGGTCAG AAGTGGGAGATTTCCTCTCCCTGGATCTGGGCGGCACGAATTTCCGGGTAATGTTGGTAAAagtgggagaaggagaggagggtcAGTGGAGTGTGAAGACAAAGCATCAGATGTACTCCATCCCTGAGGATGCCATGACAGGAACGGCAGAAATG CTATTTGACTACATCTCTGaatgcatttctgatttcctggACAAACACCATATGAAACATAAAAAGTTGCCTCTGGGCTTCACATTCTCCTTCCCCGTGCGGCATGAAGACATTGACAAG GGAATCCTTCTCAACTGGACCAAAGGCTTCAAAGCATCAGGTGCCGAAGGGAACAACATAGTTGGGCTCTTGAGAGATGCTATCAAGCGGCGTGGG GACTTTGAGATGGATGTTGTTGCCATGGTCAATGACACAGTGGCAACAATGATTTCCTGCTACTATGAAGACCGCCAGTGTGAGGTCGGCATGATCGTTG GCACGGGGTGTAACGCCTGCTACATGGAGGAGATGGAGAACGTGGAACTGGTGGAAGGGGATGAAGGCCGCATGTGTGTGAACACCGAGTGGGGAGCCTTTGGGGATGCTGGAGAACTTGACGAGTTCCTGCTGGAGTATGACCGGGTGGTGGATGAGACCTCCCTGAACCCCGGTCAGCAGCT TTATGAGAAGATCATCGGGGGCAAATACATGGGGGAGATCGTGAGGCTGGTTCTACTGAAACTGGTAGATGAGAATTTGCTCTTCAACGGGGAAGCATCTGAACAGCTGAGGACCCGGGGGGCCTTCGAGACCCGCTTCGTCTCCCAAGTGGAGAG TGATTCTGGGGACCGAAAGCAGATCTACAACATCCTGAGTACTCTGGGACTGCTTCCCTCCACCACAGACTGTGATATTGTGCGCATGGTCTGTGAGAGTGTCTCCACCAGGGCAGCCCAGATGTGCTCCGCAGGGTTGGCAGGCGTCATCAACCGCATGCGGGAGAGTCGCAGCGAGGAGGTCATGAGGATCACCGTCGGTGTGGACGGTTCCGTCTACAAACTGCACCCCAG CTTCAAACACCGATTCCATGCCACTGTGCGGCAGCTGGCGCCCTGTTGTGACATTACCTTCATCCAGTCAGAGGAGGGCAGCGGCCGGGGGGCTGCCCTTGTCTCCGCGGTGGCCTGTAAAAAGGCCTGCATGCTTAGCCAGTGA
- the MYL7 gene encoding myosin regulatory light chain 2, atrial isoform, producing MASRKAGTRGKVAAAKQAQRGSSNVFSMFEQAQIQEFKEAFSCIDQNRDGIISKSDLKETYSQLGRANVPEEELDEMLQEGKGPINFTVFLTLFGEKLNGTDPEESILSAFRMFDPSGTGVVNKEEFKQLLLTQADKFSPAEVEQMFSLTPMDLSGNIDYKSLCYIITHGDEKEE from the exons ATG GCCAGCAGGAAGGCAGGGACTCGGGGGAAGGTGGCAGCTGCCAAGCAAGCCCAACGGGGATCTTCGAATGTCTTCTCCATGTTTGAACAAGCACAGATCCAGGAATTTAAGGAG GCATTCAGTTGCATTGATCAAAATCGAGATGGCATCATCAGCAAATCAGACCTGAAGGAGACCTACTCTCAACTAG GAAGAGCAAATGTGCCTGAAGAAGAGTTGGATGAGATGCTACAGGAAGGCAAGGGCCCGATCAACTTCACAGTGTTTCTCACACTCTTTGGGGAGAAACTCAATG GCACCGATCCTGAAGAATCCATCCTGAGCGCCTTCCGCATGTTTGACCCCAGTGGCACTGGGGTTGTCAACAAAGAAGA GTTTAAGCAGCTACTTCTGACCCAGGCAGACAAGTTCTCTCCAGCTGAA GTGGAGCAAATGTTTTCATTGACACCTATGGACCTGTCAGGAAATATCGACTACAAATCTCTGTGCTACATCATCACCCATGGGGATGAGAAGGAAGAGTAA